A single Acidobacteriaceae bacterium DNA region contains:
- the leuC gene encoding 3-isopropylmalate dehydratase large subunit, giving the protein MNTNSSTNQKPQTMFEKVWRNHIVAEPEGEPTILYIDLQLVHEVTSPQAFDGLRLAGRKLRRPDRHIATVDHNVPTTSAHDRLVIADQISAAQVNALRKNCKEFGIEFFDVQDPGQGIVHMIGPELGATKPGMTIVCGDSHTSTHGAFGALAFGIGTSEVEHVMATQTLPQSEPKTFRINVEGELPFGVTAKDIILDIIGRIGTDGATGYVIEYAGSAIRALSMEGRMTICNMSIEAGARAGMIAPDETTFAYLKGRRFSPNGEAWDRAVEHWRSLVTDDGATFDRELNIDATKLVPTVTWGTSPGMVTTIDGAVPSPEDAPTEADKKSFTRALEYMDLKPGTKLEDIKVDAVFLGSCTNARIEDLRAAAKVVRGHHVATTVRAMVVPGSQRVKHQAEEEGLDVIFKSAGFEWREPGCSMCLGMNPDILQPGERCASTSNRNFEGRQGRGGRTHLLSPEMAAAAAITGHLTDIRKWKHEHAEDFNADQILAPGGSR; this is encoded by the coding sequence ATGAACACGAACTCCAGCACCAACCAAAAACCCCAAACGATGTTTGAAAAGGTCTGGCGAAACCACATCGTGGCCGAGCCCGAAGGCGAGCCGACCATCCTCTACATCGACCTCCAACTCGTACACGAGGTCACTTCGCCGCAAGCGTTCGATGGCCTGCGCCTGGCCGGCCGCAAGTTGCGCCGCCCTGATCGCCACATCGCCACGGTCGATCACAACGTGCCCACCACGTCTGCGCACGACCGTCTCGTCATCGCCGATCAGATCTCCGCCGCACAGGTCAACGCGTTGCGCAAAAACTGCAAAGAGTTCGGCATCGAGTTCTTCGACGTGCAGGACCCCGGCCAGGGCATCGTGCACATGATCGGCCCCGAACTGGGCGCAACCAAACCCGGCATGACCATCGTCTGCGGCGACTCGCACACTTCGACACACGGAGCCTTCGGTGCGCTCGCATTTGGGATCGGAACGAGCGAAGTAGAACACGTGATGGCCACTCAGACCTTGCCGCAGTCAGAGCCAAAGACCTTCCGCATCAACGTCGAGGGCGAGCTTCCCTTCGGCGTCACCGCGAAGGACATCATCCTCGACATCATTGGCCGCATCGGCACCGACGGCGCCACAGGCTACGTCATCGAGTACGCCGGCTCAGCCATCCGCGCTCTCTCGATGGAAGGCCGCATGACCATCTGCAACATGTCCATCGAAGCAGGTGCGCGCGCCGGCATGATCGCGCCCGACGAAACGACCTTCGCCTACCTCAAAGGCCGACGCTTCTCGCCCAACGGTGAAGCGTGGGATCGCGCCGTCGAGCACTGGCGCTCGCTCGTCACGGACGATGGCGCGACCTTCGACCGCGAACTCAACATCGACGCGACAAAACTCGTGCCCACTGTGACCTGGGGCACGTCGCCCGGCATGGTCACTACGATTGACGGCGCAGTTCCCTCACCCGAAGACGCACCAACCGAGGCGGACAAAAAGTCCTTCACCCGCGCGCTCGAGTATATGGACCTCAAGCCCGGAACGAAGCTTGAGGACATCAAGGTCGACGCCGTCTTCCTCGGCTCCTGCACCAACGCACGCATCGAAGATCTCCGCGCCGCCGCCAAGGTCGTGCGCGGTCACCACGTCGCGACAACCGTCCGCGCGATGGTCGTTCCCGGCTCGCAGCGTGTGAAGCATCAGGCCGAAGAAGAAGGTCTTGACGTGATCTTCAAGTCCGCCGGCTTCGAGTGGCGCGAGCCCGGCTGCAGCATGTGTCTCGGCATGAACCCCGACATCCTGCAACCCGGCGAGCGCTGCGCCTCCACCAGCAATCGCAACTTCGAAGGCCGCCAGGGCCGCGGAGGCCGCACGCATCTCCTCTCGCCCGAGATGGCCGCAGCCGCCGCCATCACTGGCCACCTCACCGACATCCGCAAGTGGAAGCATGAGCACGCGGAAGACTTCAACGCAGACCAGATCCTCGCGCCAGGAGGTTCGCGCTAA
- the leuB gene encoding 3-isopropylmalate dehydrogenase, producing the protein MKLKIAILAGDGIGPEVTREAVNILKAVAEFGGHEFTFPEAQIGGVAITAAGTPLPQQTIDICLESDAVLLGAVGDNKFNHLTPDKRPEAGLLQIRQALGGFANLRPCLAFAALGDNSPLRPEVTKGVDILFVRELLGGLYFGQPRWWNKETGEAINTMRYTKDEVIRVGRIAFELARKRRKKLTQVDKANVLECSQLWRATIDELKAEYPDVTVEHQLVDSMAMHLMNIPRNFDVVLTENLFGDILSDESGIITGSLGMLPSATLGGKVNLYEPVHGSAPDIAGQGKANPLGAILTAAMLLRHSANLEEDARAIEVAVDKVLAAGHRTSDIARGSTGANVTTHEMGKLVHEALAQSIDKQQSLHAV; encoded by the coding sequence ATGAAGTTAAAAATCGCTATCCTCGCCGGAGACGGCATCGGCCCCGAGGTCACTCGCGAAGCTGTCAATATCCTCAAAGCCGTCGCAGAATTCGGCGGCCACGAGTTCACCTTCCCCGAAGCGCAGATCGGCGGCGTCGCCATCACCGCGGCAGGTACACCCCTGCCGCAGCAGACCATCGACATCTGCCTCGAGTCCGACGCCGTTCTCCTCGGTGCCGTCGGCGACAACAAGTTCAACCACCTCACGCCGGACAAGCGCCCGGAGGCCGGCCTGCTACAGATTCGACAGGCGCTCGGCGGCTTCGCGAATCTGCGCCCTTGTCTCGCGTTCGCCGCGCTGGGCGATAATTCTCCGCTTCGCCCCGAGGTCACCAAAGGCGTCGACATCCTCTTCGTCCGCGAACTTCTCGGCGGCCTTTACTTCGGCCAGCCGCGCTGGTGGAACAAAGAGACCGGTGAGGCCATCAACACGATGCGCTACACCAAAGATGAGGTCATCCGCGTTGGCCGCATTGCCTTTGAGCTCGCACGCAAGCGCCGCAAGAAGCTCACGCAGGTGGACAAGGCCAACGTGCTCGAGTGCTCGCAGCTTTGGCGCGCGACCATCGACGAGCTCAAGGCCGAATACCCCGACGTCACCGTCGAGCACCAGCTCGTCGATTCAATGGCGATGCACCTGATGAATATCCCGCGCAACTTCGATGTCGTGCTCACCGAAAATCTGTTCGGCGACATTCTCTCCGATGAGTCCGGCATCATCACGGGATCGCTCGGCATGCTCCCCTCCGCTACGCTCGGCGGAAAGGTCAATCTGTACGAGCCCGTGCATGGTTCCGCGCCCGACATCGCCGGTCAGGGCAAGGCCAATCCGCTCGGCGCGATCCTCACTGCCGCGATGTTGCTCCGCCATTCCGCCAATCTCGAGGAGGACGCGCGCGCGATTGAGGTCGCCGTCGACAAGGTCCTCGCCGCCGGGCACCGCACGTCGGATATTGCGCGCGGCAGCACAGGTGCCAATGTCACCACTCACGAGATGGGCAAGCTCGTACACGAAGCACTGGCCCAATCCATCGATAAACAACAATCGCTCCACGCCGTCTAG
- a CDS encoding 2-isopropylmalate synthase, whose translation MALSNQIVFFDTTLRDGEQSPGCTMHHNEKLRMAHQLATLGVDIIEAGFAIASQGDFNSVNAIAKEVKGPRIASLARCKREDIEAAARAVEPAPKNRIHTFLATSDLHLEAKLRISRTQAIDQVGEYVRLACSYSDDVEFSTEDGTRSDVDFLIQMVNVAVQAGATTINIPDTVGYTTPAEYKALFEKVRANVPDSDKIIFSTHCHDDLGMAVANSLAGVDGGARQVECTINGIGERAGNAALEEIAAALTTRHDRYPYTSNIVMNQLYPTSKLLGEIISFTCSPNKAVVGANAFAHESGIHQHGVLANPLTYEIMTPASVGFTGQNIVLGKHSGRRALEHRLSELGHKLSKPELDAVYLRFTELADRKKSIYDQDILALLHEPLAEVANVP comes from the coding sequence ATGGCACTCTCCAACCAGATCGTCTTTTTTGACACCACACTGCGCGACGGCGAGCAGTCACCCGGCTGCACGATGCACCACAACGAGAAGCTCCGGATGGCGCACCAGCTTGCTACGCTCGGCGTGGACATCATTGAAGCCGGGTTTGCCATCGCGTCGCAGGGCGACTTCAACTCGGTGAACGCGATCGCCAAAGAGGTGAAGGGTCCGCGTATCGCTTCCCTCGCCCGCTGCAAGCGTGAGGACATCGAGGCGGCCGCACGCGCCGTTGAGCCTGCCCCCAAAAACCGCATCCACACCTTCCTCGCCACCTCCGACCTGCATCTCGAGGCGAAGCTGCGCATCTCTCGCACCCAGGCGATTGACCAGGTGGGCGAGTATGTCCGCCTCGCATGCAGCTACTCCGACGACGTTGAGTTCTCGACGGAGGATGGCACGCGCTCTGATGTCGACTTCCTCATCCAGATGGTCAATGTCGCCGTGCAGGCGGGCGCCACGACCATCAACATTCCGGACACGGTCGGCTACACCACGCCGGCGGAGTACAAGGCACTGTTTGAAAAGGTTCGCGCGAACGTGCCGGACTCCGACAAGATCATCTTCTCCACGCACTGCCACGACGACCTCGGCATGGCCGTAGCCAACTCGCTTGCAGGAGTTGATGGCGGCGCAAGACAGGTCGAGTGCACGATCAACGGCATCGGCGAGCGCGCCGGCAACGCCGCACTCGAAGAGATTGCCGCCGCGCTCACCACGCGCCACGACCGCTATCCGTACACCTCGAACATCGTGATGAACCAGCTCTATCCCACATCAAAGCTCCTCGGCGAGATCATCAGCTTCACCTGCTCACCCAATAAAGCTGTCGTCGGCGCCAACGCGTTCGCGCACGAGAGCGGCATCCACCAGCATGGCGTGCTCGCGAACCCGCTTACGTACGAAATCATGACGCCCGCATCGGTCGGCTTCACAGGACAGAACATCGTGCTTGGCAAACACAGCGGCCGCCGCGCTCTTGAACACCGCCTCTCCGAACTTGGCCACAAGCTCTCGAAGCCCGAGCTCGACGCTGTCTACCTGCGCTTCACCGAACTCGCCGACCGCAAAAAATCTATCTACGACCAGGACATCCTCGCGCTGCTGCACGAGCCCCTGGCTGAGGTTGCCAACGTTCCGTAA
- a CDS encoding LysR family transcriptional regulator, which yields MDLFQLETFLAVAEERSFSRAAARLHRTQPAVSQVIAKLESELGETLLERSSRDGTLTDAGEVLKEYAQKMLNLRSDASAALADLRSMHTGKLTLAANEYTCLYLLPLIHAFRREHPRVKVAVQRTLASRVSDEVLQHAVDMGVVSFRPEDPQVRSIAVYRDELVCVVSPSHPLAKAGKATLQRLGRESFVAHNVPSPLRQKVIAAFKRHKQPLKMEVELPSLDAIKRFVQQGDGVALVPKLTVESELENGALVGIAVPELPLERRLRLVLRRQATLSHAAQAFLRLVEGHAQEHGDPFCFITERA from the coding sequence ATGGATCTCTTTCAACTGGAGACGTTTCTGGCAGTGGCGGAGGAACGCAGCTTCTCGCGGGCGGCGGCACGTTTACATAGGACGCAGCCCGCCGTGAGCCAGGTTATCGCGAAGCTGGAGTCCGAGCTGGGCGAGACCCTGCTGGAGCGTAGTTCGCGCGACGGAACCCTGACCGACGCCGGCGAGGTCCTGAAGGAATATGCGCAAAAGATGCTGAACCTGCGCTCCGATGCCAGTGCGGCCCTGGCAGACCTCCGATCGATGCACACTGGGAAACTGACGCTGGCCGCGAATGAGTACACCTGCCTGTATCTGTTGCCGCTGATTCATGCCTTCCGGCGCGAGCATCCGCGGGTGAAGGTAGCCGTCCAGCGAACACTGGCCAGCCGCGTATCGGATGAGGTCCTTCAGCATGCGGTCGACATGGGCGTGGTCAGCTTCCGGCCGGAAGATCCCCAGGTGCGCTCGATAGCGGTCTATCGCGATGAGCTGGTGTGCGTGGTGAGTCCGTCGCATCCACTCGCGAAGGCTGGAAAGGCGACGCTGCAGCGGCTCGGACGCGAGAGCTTCGTTGCGCATAACGTGCCCTCGCCACTGCGGCAGAAGGTGATTGCGGCGTTCAAGCGGCACAAGCAGCCGCTGAAGATGGAGGTCGAGCTGCCGAGCCTGGACGCCATCAAACGATTTGTTCAGCAGGGAGACGGCGTCGCGCTCGTCCCCAAGCTGACTGTAGAGAGCGAGCTGGAAAACGGCGCCCTGGTGGGCATTGCCGTTCCTGAGCTTCCGCTGGAGCGCCGGCTCCGGTTGGTACTGCGCAGACAGGCGACCCTCTCCCATGCAGCCCAGGCCTTCCTGCGCCTCGTGGAGGGGCATGCACAGGAGCACGGCGACCCCTTCTGCTTCATCACGGAACGGGCTTGA
- a CDS encoding outer membrane beta-barrel protein, with protein sequence MKKMMLLGALLLGFVTAGHAQESRQDASISFTGVVAPDVNGLSVFPMHTTMTGGALVSYRYMLTPRSALELNYSFAQNTIRYNSVSGYSGFVHTRQEEATGAYVYSRTYGRFNPFVEAGVGGMIFTPIKDNGTSNLDTKQNTNIGGLFGGGLAYELSPSFDIRVEYRGFVTKAPDFGYPNWKTNRYYVNQTPAIGIAYHF encoded by the coding sequence ATGAAGAAAATGATGTTGCTGGGCGCTCTGCTGCTGGGTTTTGTTACCGCAGGACATGCGCAGGAGAGCCGGCAGGATGCCAGTATCAGCTTTACGGGAGTCGTGGCTCCTGACGTGAACGGACTCAGCGTCTTCCCGATGCATACGACGATGACAGGTGGCGCACTAGTCAGCTACCGCTACATGCTGACGCCGCGCAGCGCCCTCGAGCTCAACTACTCGTTCGCGCAGAATACGATCCGCTACAACAGCGTCAGCGGCTACAGCGGCTTCGTGCACACTCGGCAGGAGGAGGCCACTGGCGCCTACGTTTATTCCCGAACCTATGGACGCTTCAACCCCTTCGTCGAGGCCGGCGTGGGTGGAATGATCTTCACGCCGATTAAGGACAACGGGACCTCAAACCTCGACACCAAGCAGAACACGAATATCGGCGGCCTGTTCGGCGGCGGTCTGGCGTATGAGCTGAGCCCGAGCTTTGATATCCGTGTGGAGTATCGCGGATTCGTCACCAAGGCTCCAGACTTTGGTTATCCAAACTGGAAGACGAACCGCTATTACGTCAACCAAACACCGGCAATTGGCATCGCGTACCACTTCTAA
- a CDS encoding outer membrane beta-barrel protein: MKRLLLLPFLAALVISRSAHAQASATASRLADLQLGAGYTLAHSDYVPNNIGGFAFYADYDLLGHYGLEGDFHYAKDPNPDPLVPSNHFSEHTYEIGGRYLRHYYRGRLVPYGKGLYGRGVVNFPAHQIFIPGGIETYIDNIAYNLVAFGGGVDYRFKNRINLRADFEYQHWFAHDQELPDGLSPYFFTFGAAYHFPAKGPFKMSR; this comes from the coding sequence TTGAAGCGCTTACTTCTTCTTCCCTTCCTAGCGGCCCTGGTCATTTCCCGTTCCGCCCACGCCCAGGCATCCGCTACTGCGAGCCGCCTGGCGGATCTACAACTCGGCGCCGGATACACACTTGCGCACTCCGATTACGTCCCGAACAACATTGGAGGTTTCGCCTTCTACGCTGACTATGATCTGCTGGGCCACTACGGCCTCGAGGGCGATTTCCACTACGCCAAGGATCCCAACCCCGATCCACTCGTTCCCAGCAACCACTTCTCCGAACACACGTACGAGATCGGCGGCCGCTATTTGCGGCACTACTATCGTGGTCGGCTGGTGCCATACGGCAAAGGGCTCTACGGCCGCGGAGTGGTCAATTTCCCCGCGCATCAGATCTTTATTCCGGGCGGAATCGAAACCTACATCGACAACATCGCCTACAATCTCGTCGCGTTCGGCGGTGGCGTGGACTACCGATTCAAGAACCGCATCAACCTGCGCGCCGATTTCGAATACCAGCACTGGTTCGCGCATGACCAGGAGCTGCCGGACGGCCTATCGCCTTATTTTTTTACATTCGGTGCGGCTTACCACTTTCCGGCAAAGGGCCCTTTCAAGATGAGCCGCTGA
- a CDS encoding outer membrane beta-barrel protein: protein MKKTCLLFLSLSLVTILPSALHAQATAAATRGGASQIGAGYTYSNEDEYPGKHLQGASIYGTFDLNNHLGVEGDVHMASIFKSYFNYKETSYDAGLRWTEHYRKFSPYAKGLVGFGHSSAVTPQQIVGGSTPGSYFLFGLGGGLDYSLSDKFNVRVIDFEYQRWPNFPPHGLTPPLFTFGVAYRLR from the coding sequence ATGAAGAAGACCTGTCTGCTGTTCCTCTCTCTTTCCCTCGTTACCATACTTCCGTCGGCATTACACGCTCAGGCAACGGCGGCGGCGACCAGGGGCGGAGCTTCACAGATTGGCGCCGGCTACACGTATTCGAATGAAGATGAGTACCCTGGCAAGCACCTGCAGGGTGCGAGCATCTACGGCACATTCGACCTCAACAACCATCTCGGGGTTGAGGGTGACGTTCATATGGCTTCCATATTCAAGTCCTATTTCAACTACAAGGAGACCAGCTACGACGCCGGTCTGCGCTGGACGGAGCACTACCGCAAGTTCTCGCCGTATGCCAAAGGCCTCGTGGGATTCGGTCATTCCTCGGCGGTCACTCCACAGCAGATCGTGGGTGGAAGCACCCCCGGAAGCTACTTCCTCTTCGGCCTTGGCGGCGGACTCGACTACAGCCTGAGTGACAAGTTTAACGTTCGAGTGATCGACTTCGAATATCAGCGCTGGCCGAACTTTCCGCCCCATGGCCTGACGCCCCCGCTATTCACGTTTGGCGTGGCTTACCGCCTCCGCTAA
- a CDS encoding TonB family protein, which translates to MPKPLRSDDPNPQPVQFAHFGVLNDGTRSKGATVTAVIVNCTIAALIVILGMVIKTNPIVAKRVTELMLPPQPKVQPAPKPPPPPPPPKIKLPPPPKIETPKIKMPEPVKLPEIKPVALPPTPKPMMEPPAAKKVTPPPAPVKVNLGVAMAAAVPNHDANPTAVRLGSATNPMKPLTGPAVSAVNMGNAGMPGMNRSNTGSGPVKVSMGSGSPDGRMGGRDNAVRAVAGLGTGVTGGTGRGPAGPVAVAIQPQMQQQQVARPQVMQSSLASAPKVTYKPTPVYTEEAKAMHLEGNVSLRIRVTASGGVQVLGVVHGLGHGLDQSAIQATEATRFKPALDTTGRAIDWEGVVLVNFQMS; encoded by the coding sequence ATGCCCAAGCCACTTCGCAGCGACGACCCGAATCCGCAGCCGGTGCAATTCGCCCACTTCGGCGTGCTGAATGACGGAACCCGGAGCAAAGGTGCCACCGTCACCGCCGTTATCGTCAATTGCACGATCGCCGCATTAATCGTGATTCTCGGGATGGTGATCAAAACCAATCCGATCGTCGCCAAGCGGGTCACGGAACTGATGCTTCCGCCACAGCCGAAGGTTCAGCCGGCGCCGAAGCCGCCACCTCCGCCACCGCCGCCCAAGATTAAACTGCCGCCGCCGCCCAAGATCGAGACGCCCAAGATCAAAATGCCGGAGCCGGTAAAGCTTCCTGAGATCAAGCCGGTTGCCTTGCCGCCGACTCCGAAGCCGATGATGGAGCCGCCGGCGGCGAAGAAGGTGACGCCGCCGCCCGCCCCCGTGAAGGTGAACCTGGGTGTCGCCATGGCTGCCGCGGTTCCGAACCATGATGCCAACCCGACGGCCGTTCGCCTCGGTTCGGCAACCAACCCGATGAAGCCGCTGACCGGTCCCGCCGTTTCGGCCGTCAACATGGGCAATGCCGGGATGCCGGGCATGAACCGGTCGAACACCGGCAGTGGCCCGGTGAAGGTCAGCATGGGTTCCGGCTCGCCGGACGGCCGGATGGGCGGCCGTGACAATGCAGTTCGCGCAGTGGCTGGATTGGGAACCGGCGTTACCGGTGGAACTGGCCGCGGGCCGGCCGGTCCGGTCGCAGTGGCCATCCAGCCCCAGATGCAGCAACAGCAGGTTGCACGGCCGCAGGTCATGCAGTCCAGCCTGGCGTCAGCGCCCAAGGTTACGTATAAGCCCACCCCGGTCTACACGGAGGAGGCTAAGGCAATGCATCTGGAAGGCAACGTCTCGCTGCGCATCCGAGTTACAGCCAGCGGCGGAGTCCAGGTGTTAGGCGTCGTGCATGGTCTGGGCCACGGCCTTGATCAGTCCGCAATTCAGGCAACCGAGGCGACGCGCTTCAAGCCCGCCCTGGATACAACGGGACGCGCCATCGACTGGGAGGGTGTCGTATTAGTGAACTTCCAGATGAGCTAA
- a CDS encoding YetF domain-containing protein, with protein sequence MTHQLLQTLSTDMFHLPIPVVEKIVRSVIMYLCLVVFLRLFGKRELAQLNPFDLVVLLTLSNTVQNAIIGDDNSVTGGVIGAFTLLAANWLLMWLLFRAPKVNTALEGSASTLIQNGEVDEEALRRESMTREELISVLNKNNFSDPAEVETCVLEPNGTFYVKGKQPSSDQVERSELMQALEGLRAEVIALREEITGRS encoded by the coding sequence ATGACCCACCAACTGCTGCAAACTCTTTCGACTGATATGTTTCACTTGCCGATTCCTGTTGTGGAAAAGATTGTCAGGTCGGTAATCATGTACCTCTGCCTGGTGGTCTTTCTTCGGCTCTTCGGCAAACGGGAGCTGGCTCAGCTCAATCCGTTTGACCTGGTTGTTCTGCTGACGCTGTCCAATACGGTTCAAAACGCCATCATTGGAGATGACAATTCCGTCACGGGAGGGGTCATTGGGGCGTTCACCCTCCTGGCGGCCAACTGGCTGCTGATGTGGCTTCTGTTCCGCGCTCCCAAGGTGAATACCGCGCTGGAGGGGTCGGCGAGCACGTTGATCCAGAACGGCGAGGTCGATGAGGAGGCGCTTCGCCGCGAATCCATGACCCGCGAGGAACTGATCTCCGTGCTGAACAAGAACAACTTCAGCGATCCGGCCGAGGTCGAGACCTGCGTCCTCGAGCCTAACGGGACGTTTTACGTCAAGGGGAAGCAGCCCAGCAGCGACCAGGTGGAGCGTTCCGAGCTGATGCAGGCTCTCGAAGGCTTGCGCGCGGAGGTAATTGCGCTGCGCGAGGAGATTACCGGCCGCAGTTAG